Proteins encoded within one genomic window of Leptolyngbya sp. SIO1E4:
- a CDS encoding cation:proton antiporter, giving the protein MTDLVLANAWLSAPKLLATASETNNNTFVLAGVLLTLIVIYFASKLGGELSKKLNLPTVLGELIGGVIVGVSVLHLLVFPENGAAATDSAIAITLQNLGNLDAEALNHIFQSQSEVISVLAELGVIVLLFEIGLESDIRELGKVGYQAAISAIVGVAAPFLLGTVGLVMLFHVPVIPAVFAGAALTATSIGITSKVLSELGHLKSTEGQIIVGAAVIDDVLGVIVLAIVASLVKTGEVDLVNVVYLIVSASAFLLGAILLGKFFNQSFVALSEKLQTRGALLIPAFTFALAMAFLANIIHLEAILGAFAAGLVLDETDKRKVLDQQIMPISDILVPIFFVTVGAKTDLSVLNPAVAENRTGLIIAAFLIGVAVLGKIVTGWTIFGKPNVNRLAIGIGMIPRGEVGLVFAGIGAASGVLDKPLEAAIIVMVILTTFIAPPLLQWTLREEVPALKTPATLSAAK; this is encoded by the coding sequence ATGACAGATTTAGTATTAGCTAATGCTTGGCTTTCAGCGCCAAAACTATTAGCTACAGCATCAGAGACAAATAACAACACTTTTGTTCTAGCCGGAGTTTTGCTAACGCTGATCGTTATTTACTTTGCTAGCAAGCTGGGCGGTGAGCTGTCTAAAAAGCTGAACCTTCCAACTGTTTTAGGTGAATTAATCGGTGGTGTCATTGTCGGTGTTTCGGTACTTCATCTATTAGTCTTTCCTGAAAATGGTGCAGCCGCGACTGATTCAGCGATCGCCATTACATTACAAAACCTAGGAAACCTGGATGCAGAAGCCCTCAATCACATCTTCCAGAGTCAGAGTGAGGTGATTTCCGTTTTGGCTGAGCTAGGGGTGATTGTGCTGCTGTTTGAAATCGGCCTGGAATCAGACATCAGGGAACTTGGCAAGGTCGGCTATCAGGCCGCGATCTCAGCCATTGTCGGCGTCGCGGCCCCGTTTCTCTTAGGAACCGTTGGTCTGGTGATGCTTTTCCATGTCCCAGTTATTCCGGCTGTTTTTGCTGGAGCAGCCCTAACAGCAACTAGCATTGGCATTACGTCAAAGGTGTTATCAGAACTAGGACACCTGAAATCAACGGAAGGTCAAATTATTGTTGGTGCGGCTGTAATCGATGACGTTCTGGGTGTAATTGTCTTAGCAATTGTCGCTAGCTTGGTCAAAACAGGCGAAGTTGATTTAGTCAATGTCGTCTATCTGATCGTGAGTGCGAGTGCCTTTTTGCTGGGGGCCATTTTATTGGGTAAGTTTTTTAATCAGAGCTTTGTAGCCCTCTCAGAAAAGTTACAAACTCGGGGAGCCTTGTTGATTCCAGCCTTTACCTTTGCCCTGGCCATGGCATTCTTAGCAAATATTATCCACCTAGAAGCAATTTTGGGAGCATTTGCGGCGGGTTTGGTATTGGATGAAACCGACAAACGCAAAGTGCTTGATCAGCAGATTATGCCGATCTCTGATATTCTTGTCCCCATTTTCTTTGTAACGGTCGGTGCCAAAACTGACCTAAGTGTCTTAAATCCAGCCGTAGCTGAAAATCGAACTGGTCTGATCATTGCTGCTTTCTTAATTGGAGTCGCTGTACTAGGAAAAATTGTCACTGGCTGGACAATCTTTGGCAAACCGAATGTGAATCGTTTAGCGATCGGTATCGGTATGATTCCACGAGGTGAAGTTGGCTTAGTCTTTGCCGGTATTGGCGCAGCTAGTGGCGTGTTAGATAAACCGTTAGAAGCCGCCATTATTGTGATGGTGATTTTGACGACGTTCATCGCACCCCCATTACTACAATGGACTTTGAGAGAAGAGGTTCCAGCACTCAAAACGCCTGCAACGCTTTCTGCAGCTAAGTAA
- a CDS encoding IS1 family transposase (programmed frameshift) gives MQCPECGSEHIRKNGHRRGQQNHLCVDCRRQFVANPQTEFGYSDEVRRQCLKLYTNGLGFRAIERVSGVHHTTVIHWVKQSGELLPDAYDPEGVPEVVELDELQTFVGAKKNKLWIWTVVDHFRPGILGWVVGDRSGQTFEPLWAMVRVWRCFFSVTDGWKVYPSYIPEGDQIVSKTYMTRVEGENTRLRHYLARLHRKTLCYSKSLEMLKHSLRLVIHSLKFGDLPMPSRKSNR, from the exons ATGCAATGTCCTGAGTGCGGTTCTGAGCATATTCGCAAAAATGGGCATCGACGTGGCCAACAAAATCACCTGTGCGTGGATTGTCGACGCCAGTTTGTCGCGAACCCCCAAACCGAGTTCGGCTACAGCGATGAGGTGCGCCGTCAATGTTTGAAGCTGTATACAAATGGGCTGGGCTTTCGGGCAATTGAACGGGTGAGTGGTGTGCATCACACCACAGTCATCCATTGGGTCAAACAGAGTGGGGAGTTGCTGCCCGATGCCTACGACCCAGAAGGGGTCCCTGAAGTGGTAGAACTGGATGAACTCCAGACCTTTGTCGGGGCAAA AAAAAACAAACTCTGGATTTGGACCGTCGTCGACCACTTCCGGCCCGGTATCCTCGGGTGGGTCGTCGGTGACCGCAGTGGGCAAACCTTTGAACCGTTATGGGCGATGGTCAGGGTATGGCGGTGCTTTTTCTCCGTGACTGATGGCTGGAAGGTCTACCCCAGTTACATCCCAGAAGGTGACCAAATCGTGAGTAAGACCTATATGACCCGGGTGGAGGGTGAAAATACGCGATTGCGGCATTACCTCGCTCGTCTCCACCGTAAGACGTTGTGTTACTCGAAATCACTAGAGATGCTGAAGCATTCACTGCGGCTGGTGATTCACTCCCTCAAGTTTGGTGACCTCCCGATGCCCTCTCGAAAATCCAATCGCTGA
- a CDS encoding response regulator transcription factor — protein MQKIPIILIGRDDIQDRVTGLNTCALDYLSPPFSMEEFLARIRAKLRRVYWEKSAAEVFEFADLRLDAQTHEVYHGNQLIELTAKEFDLLKYLIARPQQVMTHQQILDEVWPDTSLTQHSNILHVYIRYLRRKLSAAGNMIQTVRGVGYTLKEDHSASYL, from the coding sequence ATGCAGAAGATACCGATTATTTTGATTGGCAGAGACGATATACAGGACCGGGTTACAGGCTTGAATACCTGTGCTCTGGACTATCTAAGCCCGCCTTTCTCAATGGAAGAATTTCTTGCTCGCATACGTGCTAAACTGCGGCGTGTTTACTGGGAAAAATCAGCAGCAGAAGTGTTTGAATTTGCCGATCTACGGCTCGATGCGCAAACGCATGAAGTCTATCACGGCAACCAACTGATTGAACTGACGGCTAAAGAGTTTGACTTGCTGAAATATCTAATCGCTCGTCCTCAACAGGTCATGACGCATCAGCAGATTCTGGATGAAGTTTGGCCCGATACTTCCCTCACACAACACAGCAATATTCTGCATGTCTACATTCGATATCTACGTCGCAAACTATCCGCTGCTGGCAACATGATTCAAACCGTGCGAGGCGTAGGGTACACATTGAAAGAAGATCATTCCGCCTCATACTTATAA